GGAGAATTGTCCTtctatagcaatcgctgattggctccaatactagaaggcagggcttcattcgccatattgacagttacacttttccccattcaaaagtatataAGTGACATATCTTGTGTACTCTAtagtttttgaaaataaatattttaaaaataaataaataaataaaaaattatatatatatatatatatatatatatatatatatatatatatatatatatatatatatattatttatagtaaAACTAATTTTTTTCTACATGAGTGAAGATCAATtaagagaaaatatttgtttttatagtaaaaaaaaaaaaaaatgctccgtCTTGCTTACAGTGTCAAAGGTGCAAAACCAATGTTTTTGATCCACACGTAGATCCTGACACAGTACTTATTATATTAGGATCTGATTATACATATTCATTGAGCAGTGTATGACAGAAATTTCTAACATATTGTTTGATAAAAgctaaaaaatgttattattgtaCTGGACAAAATGTGTATCCTCCAACTGCTAAACAATGGCTTGAAGAATTGATATCTACTCTGCACTTGGTACAAACCAAATATCTTTTAAAAGGGAACACTGGACAAATTTCACAAGATTTGAGGCCCTTTCTTCCGTCACTTCATAGGGGATACTTTTCCATAAAGCAATGTATTGAAACTAAAAAGTGTTTTGATTATCACCGTATAGTATACTTACAGGCTGAAGTTagggtgtttgttttttgtttggatttttcttgtttgttttttagtaagTTTATGCATATCAGAAAATTTATCCTGGAATTGGTGACTATTGTAAGTCTATTCAATGACcaaataaaacttatttaaaaaaaaaaagcaaatgagcATTTGCACTAGTGGTACTAATTCTTAGCCACATGTTTGTGAGCCCTAACATAAAAAACCAACTCACCTGAGTGAGGGTTTGTACATTGATGATGCTGATCAGTTGTAAAAAAGGAAGAGCAACCTGTTTTCCACCTAAGCCATGTAGGACAAGAGGCGGCACTCTGAAAACACTTCAACCACTGCAGGACAAAGAAACAGTGTTTTTAAGAATTATCTAATTTTTCATTCCTTGAATCCATTTATCATTCAATCACTCCAGTCTAACCTTTCACGTCATTAGTCTCATTCTCGAAGCGGTCCAAAGACAAGACGATACATCGCACCAGCATGTTGGAGTCCACCAGAGAGCTGTTGATCTGAGTCAGGAACATCTGAAACTGTAGTGTCCAAGGGATAAAAACAGATTTGACATGTACTGGATCACTtcagcaaaaactaaaaataaataaatcactgagTCCGACTGTAAGCCCACCTTCTCCTCAGTGGTGACGTATTTGTTAAATCTTTTGAAGGCATCGATGTTGAACTTCATGAGCTCACCAAGTAAGTCAAAGTAACTCTGAAGAACGTCATGGGACTTGCAGCCACTGTCAATGATGCAATAGAGAATGTGCTGAAAGAAGAAAATGAGGAAATGATTTAATATTCCGCTCACTCTTttgttttaaggtacaattcttgctaATACAAAGCAATTAATTATGATTTGTGTCTTAATAAAGTGTTAATCTGCTCCTTATAAACAGTTAATAAGGCAGTAGTTGGGTTTACGTATTGGGAATGTTTAGGCATGTAAagtaagatcatgcagaatatgtactttatgagaactaataaacagccattaccttaataacaggcaggtaataagccactaatTAATAGTGAAAAGTAGGACGGTCCAGATCCGAgcattttaagttgaggtgctgtttgttttaatattagatttttttacatttcctgtTGCACTAaaatccaaaagtgaagaatttatggtatttattacttgattgttcaagctacctcacagaagtgatCTGTTTCTTAGAGTTGTTGAATGTAAAAAAATTCGGTGAATTGAACAAAATATAAAGAAGATTCTGGATTggtttctttgctcttctttattctttttttttattggatcGGGTTTTAGTATCgttagatactcaaaatcaaatgactcggactcgagGGAAGAAAATCTGATCATGACATCCCTAGTGAAAAGTGTTTCCAATATTCTTATAAAGCTACACTGCCATTCGAAAGGCTGGGTTGGTAGGAAGCCTcattgctgcatttatttgataaaaaatacagttaaactGTGAAACGATATTATAGTTTTAAATTAGGTATTTACAATTTGAATATACTTTATAATGTAAAGTATTCCtacattttcaacatcagaattttaagaaatattttggtcacactttattttaaggtaaaattctcACAATTAAACAATTAACTTTAACAATTGCCTCAATAAACTCATAATCTGTTTGCTGATAGTTAATAAggtagtaatttatttattgggTAAGATTAGACATGTAAAATATATCATGCAGAATGTATGCAATATGTACTTTTATGGCCAAATAATAGGCAGCTAATAGTTAATAGTGAGTATTCATACTTACATTAAAGTGTTAACAATATTTCCTattattaatgttgaaaacagctgTGCTCcctaatatttttcaaaaaatgtgtgAAAAGTTATGTTGTGAAAATGTTTTAGGTAAAATTATAAGTGCCTTTACAGTCTCTTTAGAAAGGTTCAATTGATCTGTTCTGAATAAAAGTGTtaattacaaatacaaaacaaaaaatcttattGAACAGCAACATTTCGTACTGTATGTTCAAGCAATAAAACTGCATCACACACTTTTAGCATTTACCTCTAATAAGCCTCTTCTGAGAAGAAACACTTGATCAGCATATGATGGCGTTCCTCTCAAAAAGCTCTCCACTGCTCTTGCCTGCCAAAACCTGAAGCCAGTTGCAGAGGGAAATATCATTTGACCAAACACAAGATGCTGGAAACAAAGAGGCCTTTAAAGACCccaatattcattaattcattcattcattctcttttcggcttagtccctttattaatcaggggtcaccacaggggaatgaactgccaacttatccggcatatgttttacgcagcagatgcccttccagcagcagatgcccttcctttgcaacccatcactgggaaacatccatacacactcattcacacacatacactacggacaatttagcctacccaattcacctataccacatgttttcgGACTTGTGcgagaaacctgagcacccacgtgaacaaggggagaacatgcaaactccacgcagaaatgccaactgacccagccaaggcttgaaccagcgatcttcttgctgtgaggcaattgtgcaacccactgcgccaccatgcagccagGCCCCAATATATTAACAGcaaatttattttttgtgctgCTTTCAATTAGCCTCACACTTCAATTTCTACATTAAAGcatagtttatattttaaatggatGTCTGAACCTGACAGACTGAAACGCACTGTAATAAATGGTCAAAGAATGCGTAGCCTCAAAGCCAGACCTACTTATAGCATAATCATCACCAACCAATGGCAGTTCAAAGATGGGGAAATTGGTAAATTTCGGTGTTTAAACTCCTGAACTCCATTCAAACTTGATTTTAGTCTGATTTTGTGCAAAATTTCATCACATCCATTTGTTCCTGGATTCTGCTTGAAGTATAACATGGCTTTaagtcaaagaaaacaaacataTAACTGAAGATCTCACCTGAATGAAGAGTCAATTGGCTCCTTCTTCATGACTGAGATTAACCGTGTAAGAAGACCTTTTTTACCATCACACACAAGATTCCTGTAAATTAAAACATAAGCACAGTCAATATAACCCAGTTCACAAAAAGTTAAAACAATTATCAATAAAGAAGCACCAAAATATTATGATATAAATAAAGCAGTCCCCATGCCTGTCTGTGTTGTTCAGTGCTTCCATTTCAAAGATGTTAGCATTCAGATAGATGTCACTCAGTTCATTCAGCTCCTGTCCACTTAGTAGAAGATATTTATTCCTGTAATCAAAAAAGGCTTAAAGTCAGTCTAATGGAGGCTAAGTAACTTTATTGAAGTCAGTGATGTTTGCATCTCACTCGTGATGATCACTGAAGCTCTGCAGGAGCCTGAGGAACTGAATCTTGAAGGAGATCTCCTGATGTAGAGGACAGAAGAGGTATATGGTCATCCAGAATTAAGAGTCATTCATATAGAAAAAATGAAGGAATACTTCTTACTGGACTGCAGTCACAGCTCTGGTTCTGCCGATGCAGAATATGACCAAATGGCTGCTTCCTCCAGATTAACTTATCAAATAGGTTATTGAGTCCTGGAATTAACTTGAACTCTGCCAACATTCTGTGAACCTGTGTCAGAAgagtaaaaatatcaataaaatgtctaataaaaTACATCACTGTTCaaaacttgtttttgttttaataaaattaataaaatcagtaCATTCTAATGAATTCTGAAGTATCAAATAACATTTCAACATGAAGTATTGATGCTGAAAATCAGCTTTGAGTCacaaaaatagattttatttaaaaatatattgttggGATGAAGATTAacagtcaaaataaaagtctggtgTGTCAGATAAAGAGAAGACTCAGAGTCGAAGATTTGATTAAAAAGAAGGaaatttactgaagatagtttgcagttttaaGTCAGAAGAACggctataaaaataaagtagaatatatttatatacatacatatatatatatatatatatatatataaatatatatatatatatttttttttatagaatacatgttatttatatacaataaatatatttattacaattactaATTATAATATCGCCCTCTTAccatattttaatcaaataattgcAACCTTtggggccagaagaggccactttcaaaaaaattgtattgtaaaatttgagcaaaaaatgtatataacagTGTAAAACTACAAATTAACCTGAGCCACTTCTTAGTACATTATCCTGACATGTCAGATTTGTTCATCTTTACAGTCCCTTCAGTCTCATGGCATTACCTGATTTCGCTGTCGGCCcataagcagcacacacagcaCATAGAGAACCTCCACTTTATACATGATCTCGTGCACTATCTTCATAGACTGAGGCAGTCTGTGTCTGAGTGGACTGGAGGACAGAGAGCTCTCATCAGATGACTCTAAAAGACACCAAGGAGTGAAAGAGATGAGGATATATTAGCATTTAATGCAAGGTCAGCAACACCAACTAGTTCAATAAGACAATAAGACTAGTTCAACAGACAATAATTCATTTACAATTCACCAGTTTTGTCTTGAAAATGGTCAGCACATAAAATACCCACAAATACAGTTCATTCAaaaatagaatacaaaaaaaaatatatttaaaaaaataaaaataatacagaagaaacctttaaaaaatgtctattaaaatgttttctgaatTAAAGCATCGCCTGTCatctttaaaaatgaacattctattaaaatcatattattaCATGAATCAAaggcaatacaaaaaaaaaagtgatcatTGTATGACGATTGGGTGTCATGTACATAAAACATGGTCATATCTACTTTCAAAGTAATAACAGTCCAATTATTTAGTGCTTTGCTTATAGTTTATTATGTGCTCATTCACACTAATTCATTCTCCATTTGTTAAAGAAGCACAAAGAAAATACAAGCTTATTATCAGATACTAGTATTTTACATTCTGGCATGTCCAACTGAATCGGCTTATTAATAGCAAAAACTGTAATGCAGAGtattaaacaaaatacaatattaaaatgttactttaatgTCTCTACTTGGTCTATTATGTTGACGATTGTAGGGTGTTCGGTCTTCAAAGACTCAAGTACTTGTAAACCTGATTTTGAGTCTGTGCAGATAAAAAAAATCCCGTTGACCACCAAGTCAAGGggttatttcttcattttttttctaaaaaactgATTATTGTTGTGCAGTATGATATAGCATTACGAACCGACATGAGACAAGTGCTGTGCTTCAACAGAATTCCTTCAGAGAAAGAACAACCAAAAAGGATACATTTATGGATTTGTGTTGAATGGTACTGACCCATACCATTATAGTACATATAACTATCAGTACATTTGTGTTTGTTACATGGTTCCTATTTTAATTTGCAGGTTAAGTGCAATTAAAGTATCAATTACAATGCAAAGTCAAAGGATAAAGAACAGAAATGAATAAACAGATTTTCcctacaagcaaaaataaatgtaaccaaaaaaaaaaacgacaccAAAATCTAAAAGCAGACACTTCCGAGCTATAACACCATCACCAATGACTAAATAGCTGAGAAACATCCACAAGACAGATTTAAACAGCTGAATTGTAGCTAAGATAGGGACATAAGGGTGCAGGTGCAGTATATTGTTCGCAAAAGTTTCACAATTTACAGTTTGTAATCCTATCTCGTTCTGTTGATATGTGATCTAAATATTCATAGCTTCAAACAGATAGAAATATGAATGGTTTTTGCTGCATTTCTATGGAGAACCCAGTGGCTGGCATTATGCCTCATTGTATTTTTGCCCACCAAGTCTCCACACAGGTCATGTGATTGAAAACCATCAATTTGCTCCAAGTTTGCTCTTCTCCAGGTATATGCTTCCCAAAATGTAGGAAAGGATGGAAAATacaaaacagaagaaaaagatCTGACCTGTACTGCTCTGCTCTGCCTCCTCTATTGCCAGCTGCATGAGAGTGTCCAGCACCAGTGCATTGTCAAGCCAGCTGTGCCAGTCCTCCAGCTCCAGCCTGGCAGAGGCATCCGCCGCTTCCGTAACTTTCCTTGTGGCGAGTTTACAAAGGCGCTCAATGAAACCTGGGATGTTCAATAGAGCCACTGAAGAAAGATCAGCAGAGGTGTGAGATCATGTCAAACTATAAATCATATGTTggtattttaaaactgcttttgctTCAATCATGTTTTTCTCACCCTGGTTGTTCTCAGCGTGTGATGGACATGTGCTGTTTTTTTGCTGGGTACTGCGGGCTAGAAGAGTGTGCTTGTCATCAACACCCACGTCCGGCTCTGATATGGTGACTGACAGGATCCGACAAAAGTTGGCAAGCTGTTGCTGGTTGAAGCTCTGAACCAGACTGTCCAAATTGGGAATTTCTTCCAGCTGGATAATTTCCTGAGGTGAAAATTGTCGATGATACTTTTTCAAATTTgatatatttactttatttaaatactaattaattaaatatttactacgtaaatgaaatagtttaattataaatgtcaattaaataaaataacattatttaataatttatttattactggaatgtaacaaataatatttgtaaaattcatgaaaaacactttatatataatatatcaaatactttatataatacattacattatatttaatatataatatatttaaaaatgttaagtaaTTTTAGATTAAGGATTTTAAGTAATTTATTCCTCTGATGCCTTTAGTGTCACGTGAAACATCACAAATCATTATTAGTGCTGCTATAGCACAAGCATACAACTCTTTCTTGACATAAAACCACAAGTTTGAAGAACATGTCACCCCCAGCCTATTCAGTCTAATATATTTTCCCTTTTccctctcttttctttttttattatttcatcattttattatttatttaacctaATACACCATGCTCCCAACCTCAGCTTTCGGTAGTGACCTGTTTAtatgcttaatttgtaaaattaATGCGCATCATACAGTATATTGTTTATGCACATCATATACTGTGTGTTGCACAATATGAGGGTTATAGAGtggtttaattaattttttttatcaattttgtactgttatatatattttttttctattagtaCTGTAATTTCgcttttacttttgtttgttaaccgTCACAAAAATCTGATAAATAAACCTTAAAAGGGGGAAACCATGATACATTTATTCAACTATTTAGTCCatacttcacttcctaatctacaattgcctctctggctataccacCAACTGtacttgagaaaaaaataaaaaaaaaaaaaaaaaaaacttgcatcaCTAACgatttccttcttagactttacacacctgaaacttgtctatagcacttattcattgttgctcttatagttgtgtaaattgcttccttgtcctcatttgtaagtcgctttggataagagcatctgctaaatgactaaatgtaaatttatttagaATTCTTTGAACAATATGaagtttaaatttatatatttatttactatataaatCTATTATAATATCCAAAATGCTTTACTGATtacttgtaaaataaataaataaactgaaccaAAATTTACAAGTATAGTGTGAGTGCATTTGCCATTACCTTTCGTACGCTCAGAATGTCCTCTATAAGAGTGGCAGTTTGTAGGAAAACTTTTTTGTTGGACATGAGAGTGAACAGGTACATAACGAAATCCTCCCTCGCTGCAAGGCTTTTTGTAACGCCCTCTGTCTGGCATACCAAAGCAGAGGCCATTATTCATGAGCAAACCAATTTGTATTAATATAACTATTAATTCTGATCTTCCAGAGTCATGCAAATTTAATTATACTTACACATATACAGCAGTTGTACAGTACACTTAAACAATCCTTAATGAGATCATCACTCACTGAAAAGAAGGAAGAAAACTGTTAATGCAATTTGAACATATCAACCACACTTGTGTTACAATGAAAAAAGCAAGCAATAACACGAGATGGTTAAATTAATGGGGTATAGATTTAATATTGAATTCACTTACTTGTGGGTGTGTTTTGCTGTATTGTGAGTGTCGGCCGCATTAAAATCTCTATAAACAACTGTAgacaaaagacaataaaaaaatccatataaatCTATGTTCTGtaatattatcttatattatattatattaaaatgaaacataatataaaaatataatataaaaatataatataatacaatatatatatatatatatatatatatatatatatatatatatatatatatatatatatatatatatatatatatatatatatagcaaatatataatataactgtcaaaaaagttaaaaaaaaagtttttagggtatcaaaatgacaatttttttacagcaacatGCATGCAtgctgtatacatacatacatacatacatacatacatacatacatacatacatacatacataccatacatacatgcatacatacatacatacatacatacatacagctgaagtcagaattattagtcccttgaattattagccccgtttatttttttccccaatttctgtttaacagagagaagattgtttaacacattaacacattactaatcataatagttttaataaattttatctttgcctttatGACAgttaatattatttgactagatatttttcaagacacttttatacagcttaaagtgacatttaaaggtttaactaggttaattaggttaactagacaagttagggtaatttagcaagttattgtataatgatggtttgttctgtagactatcaaaaaaaatatatagcttaaaggggctaaaaattttgacctcaaaatggctattaaaaaattaaaaacagctttaattctagctgaaataaaacaaacaagactttctccaaaagagaaaataatatcagacatgctgtgaaaatttccttcctctcttatacataatttgggaaatagttaaaaaaagaaacaaaaatcaaagggggactaataatccTAACTTTAACTTCATATCGATTTAGAAACTTTAGCTCTATTTTTGCAGTGCTCATTTTTTAAACCTAACAATACTACAGCTTTAAAATCTAATATGTCATTGTTATGTAAACATAAAACATCCTGGGAAGGCATGATCACTACTCACATCAACTCCTCCAAACAAGTCAAATGTATATGTATTAGGCGAAATGGACTCCTGTGGCATCTTCCGCTCCTCTGTGACAAATGAAATGGCCTCCATGGACAGTAATGACGACAGCTCCTGGACAAGCACAAGACCAACTCAATTACCATCTGGGGTCTGGTTTTCctatgtggattactcagttagctggatttgattGGACAATTTGACACAATCCATGACAGTTTCGTTCTTCAAACTCATTCAGTAGTTGTGGTCATGGCAACATGTCTACATGCTCAAACCTgcttttatataaacaggattagattgcgCTTCAAGCAAAAGTAAAACTGAAATTATGTACCAACTACTGATGTTTTCCTAAAAGTGTACTGTATTAAattgaacaataacaatattgtaaaaaaaaaaaaaaaaaaaaaattcggaatatttttaaattctttaaaactgTTATGTAATATACACTCCGAAATAAAAGTATGATACCTGTCacggggtggtacctttttaaaggaAACATTGTAAGTAAGTAccgagtaaagtaatgcattaccatgctttaaaaaaaaacggtATTAATATTTgagctactttaaaaaaaaaaacacgagttaatttttaatttaattaattagcttttaaaaaataaattgcggAATTAAAATTAATGTAGAAACAATGAGTCCCTCAGTCAATGAGAAAATGTGTTCATTATATTGAATGCATCGAAAAAAAGGACAAGGGAATTATTGTTTCAATAGACAGTGATTTTGACAAttaatacaaaagtagcaaacacattgctttaaactttcaataatctgtaaaATATACGACATGTATTGCCCTgaggtcaggaagttctcagataacattatcctaaaatatttgGTTATGATGTGTATATTTAAAGGTAAATGTAGGTGTAGGATATACAGTGtgctgttaattgcagagctcctctattaaagaaagaaacaaagaaaaaactgaaAGAAATCAAGCCTtagccaggtaataaaaagaaactcaaaattaAAGTAtcacattacttaccataaaaagttaCTAAGTAACGCAGCTAGTTACTTTATTGGGGAGTCACTCAATTTTGTAATGGATTACTTAACATAACTTTGCGCAACACTGATGATAGCTACAACTAATTTACTCTAAGGATACGAATTTCGGCCTTTTAGATACAAATGCATACtttgaaaagataccaccccagCTTTAGTACAGTTTCTGAGTGTATAATAGACATGGCCAATATTCTCAGTGAGagaattgtgtgtttgtgtgtatgtgtgtgtgtattttaagaGAGTCAGGCACATACAACATTAACAGCTAATATGTGGGTGTGATTTGATGCTGCACAGTAGATGCAGACCACTTCTCAAATTTCAAAATGCTTTTTcgattaaaattttaataaaaaagccAGATAAGTCTTATGCCACAGGATTAGGAAACTTAAATATTGCCACAAAGAAAGTTCACACAAGTTAAAGTACTAAAAAAATGGCTGAatactattcaccttattctttgtgtatgagcattcatttttagacgtcaAAAAGaatgttttgctgcttgatgttgcaaactgatatgttctcattctactttgtctgtatagccatgcaaacacttgtttgtagagcaagtagtttgaccgctttgtgccgtttattattcctagtcatttctcacaCAGGCTaatgaatcggaagttctaaaacaatcgcaaaaacaagctcacttccgcattgaagaataaggtcaatactctTGACACGTGAAATTGTAATACATGTACAAATAGCCAataaatgtggaaagttattgtgtAGCTGATTTAACAAAACTATTTCATTACTATGAATTTAGTGGTCGTTTTGCCcccagccaatcgctgc
The nucleotide sequence above comes from Danio rerio strain Tuebingen ecotype United States chromosome 23, GRCz12tu, whole genome shotgun sequence. Encoded proteins:
- the trpc4apb gene encoding transient receptor potential cation channel, subfamily C, member 4 associated protein b isoform X2, whose protein sequence is MYLMCSMQVPVALLEERDKRAQWQGIPVLLRRLHKSSHPNSDLSKIHSIVMELSSLLSMEAISFVTEERKMPQESISPNTYTFDLFGGVDLFIEILMRPTLTIQQNTPTMSDDLIKDCLSVLYNCCICTEGVTKSLAAREDFVMYLFTLMSNKKVFLQTATLIEDILSVRKEIIQLEEIPNLDSLVQSFNQQQLANFCRILSVTISEPDVGVDDKHTLLARSTQQKNSTCPSHAENNQVALLNIPGFIERLCKLATRKVTEAADASARLELEDWHSWLDNALVLDTLMQLAIEEAEQSSTESSDESSLSSSPLRHRLPQSMKIVHEIMYKVEVLYVLCVLLMGRQRNQVHRMLAEFKLIPGLNNLFDKLIWRKQPFGHILHRQNQSCDCSPEISFKIQFLRLLQSFSDHHENKYLLLSGQELNELSDIYLNANIFEMEALNNTDRNLVCDGKKGLLTRLISVMKKEPIDSSFRFWQARAVESFLRGTPSYADQVFLLRRGLLEHILYCIIDSGCKSHDVLQSYFDLLGELMKFNIDAFKRFNKYVTTEEKFQMFLTQINSSLVDSNMLVRCIVLSLDRFENETNDVKVVEVFSECRLLSYMA
- the trpc4apb gene encoding transient receptor potential cation channel, subfamily C, member 4 associated protein b isoform X1; protein product: MATRGPGFSRTQTRRGKPCKNIFHKIRQGQVTGEGLTRGSQVPVALLEERDKRAQWQGIPVLLRRLHKSSHPNSDLSKIHSIVMELSSLLSMEAISFVTEERKMPQESISPNTYTFDLFGGVDLFIEILMRPTLTIQQNTPTMSDDLIKDCLSVLYNCCICTEGVTKSLAAREDFVMYLFTLMSNKKVFLQTATLIEDILSVRKEIIQLEEIPNLDSLVQSFNQQQLANFCRILSVTISEPDVGVDDKHTLLARSTQQKNSTCPSHAENNQVALLNIPGFIERLCKLATRKVTEAADASARLELEDWHSWLDNALVLDTLMQLAIEEAEQSSTESSDESSLSSSPLRHRLPQSMKIVHEIMYKVEVLYVLCVLLMGRQRNQVHRMLAEFKLIPGLNNLFDKLIWRKQPFGHILHRQNQSCDCSPEISFKIQFLRLLQSFSDHHENKYLLLSGQELNELSDIYLNANIFEMEALNNTDRNLVCDGKKGLLTRLISVMKKEPIDSSFRFWQARAVESFLRGTPSYADQVFLLRRGLLEHILYCIIDSGCKSHDVLQSYFDLLGELMKFNIDAFKRFNKYVTTEEKFQMFLTQINSSLVDSNMLVRCIVLSLDRFENETNDVKVVEVFSECRLLSYMA
- the trpc4apb gene encoding transient receptor potential cation channel, subfamily C, member 4 associated protein b (The RefSeq protein has 4 substitutions, 1 frameshift compared to this genomic sequence), yielding MATRGPGFSRTQTRRGKPCKNIFHKIRQGQVTGEGLTRGSQVPVALLEERDKRAQWQGIPVLLRRLHKSSHPNSDLSKIHSIVMELSSLLSMEAISFVTEERKMPQESISPNTYTFDLFGGVDLFMEILMRPTLTIQQNTPTMSDDLIKDCLSVLYNCCICTEGVTKSLAAREDFVMYLFTLMSNKKVFLQTATLIEDILSVRKEIIQLEEIPNLDSLVQSFNQQQLANFCRILSVTISEPDVGVDDKHTLLARSTQQKTSTCPSHAENNQVALLNIPGFIERLCKLATRKVTEAADASARLELEDWHSWLDNALVLDTLMQLAIEEAEQSSTESSDESSLSSSPLRHRLPQSMKIVHEIMYKVEVLYVLCVLLMGRQRNQVHRMLAEFKLIPGLNNLFDKLIWRKQPFGHILHRQNQSCDCSPEISFKIQFLRLLQSFSDHHENKYLLLSGQELNELSDIYLNANIFEMEALNNTDRNLVCDGKKGLLTRLISVMKKEPIDSSFRFWQARAVESFLRGTPSYADQVFLLRRGLLEHILYCIIDSGCKSHDVLQSYFDLLGELMKFNIDAFKRFNKYVTTEEKFQMFLTQINSSLVDSNMLVRCIVLSLDRFENETNDVKVVEVFSECRLLSYMAQVENRLLFLLRLISIINVQTLTQENVSCLNTSLVILMLARRRGKLPLYLSALREKEYSEKYPGCLLNNFHNLLRFWQHHYLNKDKDSTCLENSSCIPFTYWKETVSVLLGSGRSSRCAIATYIDEPYRDLDRDFMELSLETERTLFTSQTHPACGYNS